Part of the Halalkalibacter krulwichiae genome is shown below.
CTCTCTTTCTTTCGGAAAACATTAGACCAAGATGAATTAACAAAAGTAGCACTAGTTGGTGTCGGGAATTTAGGAACAGCTTTTTTACATTATAATTTTTCAAAGAACAAAAATACTCAAATTGTCATGGCGTTTGATGTAGATGAAAATAAAATAGGAACAAATGTTGGTGGAGTACCGGTTTATCACCTAAAGGATTTCAAAGAAGTAATTGATTCTGATGTTACAGTCGCTATTTTAACCGTACCGTCTGCCGCCGCTCAAAAAATCGCTGATCAACTAGTAGAAGCTGGGATTCAAGGAATTCTAAACTTTACACCGGCAAGATTAGATGTGCCTGAAACTGTACGTGTGCATCACATCGATTTGACTGTTGAGCTACAATCATTAGTCTATTTTCTAAAGCATTACCCTGTGTAAAAGCTTGAACAACATATCGTAAATTCTCTACCAAGGAAAGAAGATTGAAGGATCGTCTCTTTCTTTTTGAACAAAATTATACAATTATCGAGAGTGATTGCCTTCTGTAATCAGAAGGACTATAATGAGAAAGTAATTGGACAAGGAGGTGCTACCTATGGGTTTAGGAGCAGGAAGTATTGCGATTATTGCACTTGTTGCCTTATTAATTTTTGGTCCAAAGAAACTTCCAGAGCTAGGAAAGGCTGCTGGAAATACTTTACGTGAATTCAAGCAAGCGACTAAAGGCTTAGCTGATGACGAAGATGATAAGAAGAAGGATAAAGATAAAGCCTAAGTAGGAAGGGTTTATAAATGGAACATAAAGATATGTCGGTGATGGAGCATATTGTGGAATTGAGACGAAGAATTGTCATATCGCTCATCTTTTTCACGGTCGCACTAATTGCCGGCTTTTTTTTAGCAAAACCTTTAATTATGTATTTACAAAGTACGCCAACTGCACAAGATTTACCGATGAATGCTTTTAAGTTAACGGATCCGATTAGAATCTTCATGACATTTGCCGTTTCTGTTGGCTTTGTTTTAACATTTCCGGTCATCATGTATCAACTCTGGGCTTTTATTAGGCCGGGGCTTCATGAGAAGGAGCAAAAGGCAACTCTTGCTTATATTCCTTTTGCCTTTATTTTGTTTTTATTAGGGATTTCATTCTCATATTTTATTTTATTCCCTTTCATAATTCAATTTATGGGTAATTTATCGGAAAGTTTAGGAATTACAGAGCAATATGGAATTAACGAATACTTTAGTTTTCTCTTTCAAATCACTTTGCCTTTTGGCTTGCTTTTTCAACTGCCAGTCGTCGTCATGTTCTTTACACGGCTAGGGATGATTACGCCAACCTTCTTAGGACAAGTGAGGAAAATTGCTTATTTTGTTTTGTTAGTGATTGCTGGTTTCATTACACCACCAGAGATTATTTCACATTTGATGGTAACCGTACCACTCTTACTTTTATATGAATTCAGTATATGGGTATCCTATTTAACTTATCGAAAAGTTAAAAGATTGGAAGCGGCACGTGAAGCAGAGTTAGAGAAATAACAACCAACATCGCATTGGAGTCCTTTTTTTAGGTGCTTCAATGCGATTGTATTTTTCAGGCGTTATAGGAAGGGTGCGTAAGGTTTTTGACAACAATATGTGAAATATTGAACAATCTTTGACAAGTATCAAAATAGAGTAGCCAAAGTGAGTAGTAGAGCTTATACTATGGATATAGAAAAGGTTGTGAAAATATTCACAAATTAATGTGAAGTGTTGAGCAATCGATAAGAAAATTAGAGGAGGAAGTCATCATGATAGGAAAATTCTTTAGAGATAATAAATATATTGCAGGTGTATGGTTTGTATTACGAGTGTATCTAGGGTGGGCTTGGTTAACTGCCGGTTGGGGCAAAGTAACAGGAGAATTTAATGCAGGAGGATTTCTACAAGGAGCTGTTGCCAATCCAGTATTAAAAGGAGAAGAGCTAATCTATCCTAACTATGTAGCCTTTCTAGAAAGCTTTGCGATTCCGAATGCAGAACTATTCAGTATCGTAGTAGCATGGGGAGAAGTGTTAGTAGGTTTAGGGTTAATCTTAGGAGTACTCACATCAGCAGCAGCGTTTTTCGGAGTCGTTATGAATATCTCTTTCTTATTTGCAGGTACGATTTCAACGAACCCATGGATGATTATGATTTCAATGTTTCTTTTAGCAGCAGGAGCAAATGCTGGAAGATACGGTGGCGATAGATGGGTACTGCCTTACTTGAAAGCAAAAGTCTTCCGTCGTAACAAAGATGATCAAAGCATGAACGTAACTGGGCAATTAAAAGAAGCAGTGTAATCTAAGGGGGTCAACTCGGGAAGAGTTGACCTTTATTAGCGTTTAGCTCTTCTGTTGCGATAAATACTTTCGTGGTATGATAGATTCATTATTTGCTTCGAAAAGCGAAATGGTGTAGGTGAGATCATGAACATATCTGAGAAGTGGTTAGTTGTCATTGCTGTATTACTAGGTTCTTTTACGATGATTTTAAACAATAGTATGCTGAATCCAGCTATTCCCCAGCTTATGGATGTCTTTCTAGCTGATGCCGTTTCGACTGGATGGGTGATTACGATCTTCATGGTTACAATGGGGATGACGGTGCCTGTTACTGGTTATTTAGGTGACCGATTTGGGAAAAAGAAGCTATATATTATCGGCTTATGTATTTTTATTTTAGGCTCAATTTTAGGCTCACAGTCATGGAATTTAAGCTCATTAATTCTCTTCCGGGGCTTGCAAGGAATCGGCGGAGGAATTATGATGCCGTTATCGATGGCTTTAATTTTTGAGGCATTTCCTCGAAAGGAAAGAGGTCTTGCTACAGGGGTATGGGGAGTATCCGCAATGATGGCTCCAACCATTGGCCCAACATTTGGAGGCTTTATCCTTGAAACGATGAATTGGACATATTTGTTTCTAGTGAATGTACCATTTGGCTTAATAGGACTTTGGTTTGCTTTACGGTACTTGCCTCATTCTAAATCGAATAATCGTGTTACATTTGATCGTTATGGGTTTGTGACCGTTACTTTAGGAGTCGGAGCGGTATTATTTGCATTAGGGCGTATTTCTGAATTTGCGCATTTAGGGGAGAGGATGAATCTATTGTTGCTAGCACTAGGTATCGTTCTACTCTATGTATTTGTGCGGATTGAGCGAAAAGTAGAGCAGCCTCTCTTAGACTTAGATTTGTTCAAGATCCCAGCTTATACATATAGCATGATTATAACGTCTATCTCTTCTATTGGTTTGTTTGCTGGTATTTTTTTGATTCCATTATTAATTCAACAGGTTTATCAATTCGGTCCGATTATGACGGGGTTTGTCTTCTTGCCATCTGCTTTATTGACCGGTATTTTCATGAGTATAGGAGGGCGTATTCTAGACCGAAGTGGGGCAACTGGGGTCATTTCTTCTGGGCTTATTATTGTGACTATTGGAACATTTCCACTAGGATTCCTGACAGTTGAATCGTCGCTAGCTATTGTCTTTGTTTGGATGGCAATACGAGGGATTGGGATGGGACTAAGTGGAATGCCCTCAACAACGACAGGGATGAATGCAATCCCAAACCATTTAATTTCAAGAGGCTCTGCGGTGAACAACGTAGTTAGACAAATGAGTTCAGCATTTGGAATTGTCTTTGTTTCTATCTACTATGAAGTAAGAAGGGGGCAGCTCACAGCGAGTATGAACTCTTTTGAAGAGGCGAGCATTCAAGCGATAAATGAAGGGTTTATAGTTGTATCCATTTTAACAGCCTTAACAATTCCAATCGCCTTCTTATTAGAAAGAGCAGCTCGCAACGATGAAAGGAAGATGCGTTCAAATTCATGAGACTTAAAGTAATAAACCCTGTTACTCTAAAGTAACAGGGTTTTACTCGTCTTAATCTTTTTTCTTCTTATTCTGCTTTTGCAATTGTTTAATGACTTTTCGTAAACGGTAAAACCGATAAGCAATCATGAAATCAATCGCAGCAAAGGAAACAATTAAATAGCTCCAGAAATTCCATCCTGAGGTGCTCACATTTTGAATGGCGAAGAAGACGAGCAGTACGCCTATAGAAAAATATAGGAGCGCCATTGTAATGGGAGATGCTCTCATAGTAATCCTCCAATGATGATAATTGATGTTTGCTGAATTTGTTCAAGCTGTTCCATCCAATCTTCTAGTCGATCAGCAAGAAGTACATTTACTACTGCTACAAATAGGTTAATCGCTACATGAGCGATAATTGGAACAAGAATTCGGCCAGTTTTTACATATAGAAAAGCAAATACTAATCCCATTGCGGTATATACAAGCAAATGTGTAAAGTCCATATGAACAGCAGCAAAGATCAATGAACTTCCGATACCCGCAATCCAAAATCCAAAGCGTTTATAAAGTGCACCAAAAATAACTAATCGGAACACAATCTCTTCAAGGATTGGACCAATAACAGAAACAACAATAATAAAAGCAGGAAACGCTTTTGCAAATTCAATGATTGTCTCTGTGTTTTCTGAGCCAGGCTCTATACCAAGAACAAACATTTCAATTAATGCAGCAGCATATTGAGCAGCGAAAACGAGAAAAACCCCAATAACCGACCAGCGAATGGCTTCGCCTCTTGTAGAACGACCAGCACGAGCATGGCGGTGCTTGATATCTGGCTTAAGAAGAAACAATATGATTAGTAATCCAAGCGAAAACGAAACCATACTCCAAATACCAGGAATTCGTTCCACTTCTACTCCTAAAGAAATAAGAAGCGGCATCCCGACAATGGCAGAGAGCTGCATTAAAGCGTATGTAATTAGAATCCACCAATAACGTATATTCAATGTACAAAGCTCCTTTAAACCGAGAATGTAATAATTTCATCAACATATTTTAACATAAGTAAGGTAGAAAAGCAGAAGGAAAGCCTTACGATTGCATCGAAACAGTATAAACGGAAATATTTTGGATATGATAAAGAAGGTTTGAGACAGGACATGTTCTCCATAAGTTATGTAAAAGACTAACTGATTATGAGCGATTGTTTGGGGAGCTTGTTTTTTACATATTAAGAAAAACAAAGCAATGTAAATGTTTTGTAAGCGTAAAAAAATTTATGTAAAACACTTGCAAAACGAATCAGATGTTATTATTATAATAAATGTGTTAGCACTCATCGAAGTCGAGTGCTAATAAATAAAAATTTGTTAACAGTTTGAAGGAGGGTGTTTTCCTTGTTAAAGCCATTAGGTGATCGTGTTGTCATTGAATTAGTTGAATCAGAGGAAAAAACTGCAAGCGGAATTGTACTACCGGATTCTGCAAAGGAAAAGCCTCAAGAAGGGAAAGTCGTTGCTGTTGGTTCTGGTCGTGTGACTGAAAATGGCGAGCGAGTTGCTCTTGAAGTAAGTGAAGGAAATACTATTATCTTCTCTAAATATGCTGGGACAGAAGTGAAATATGAAGGCAAAGAATATTTAATTCTTCGTGAGAGCGATATTCTTGCAATCGTTGGCTAAAAAATTTATGAGCTAAAGCTCTACATATACTATTAAAATTTTAGGAGGTTATCCCATGGCTAAAGATATTAAGTTTAGTGAAGACGCACGTCGCTCAATGCTTCGTGGTGTAGATGCACTTGCAAATGCTGTGAAAGTAACACTTGGACCAAAGGGACGTAACGTGGTTCTTGAAAAGAAATTTGGTTCTCCATTAATTACAAATGATGGTGTAACTATTGCTAAAGAAATCGAACTTGAAGATGCATTTGAAAACATGGGTGCAAAGCTTGTTGCTGAAGTAGCGAGCAAAACGAACGACATCGCTGGGGACGGTACAACTACAGCAACAGTTCTTGCTCAAGCTATGATCCGTGAAGGTCTTAAAAACGTAACTTCTGGTGCAAATCCAATGGTTATCCGTAAAGGAATTGAAAAAGCAACAGCAGCTGCTGTTGAAGAGTTACGTAAGATTTCTAAGCCAATCGAAGGCAAAGCTTCAATTGCACAAGTTGCAGCTATTTCAGCAGCTGATAATGAAGTAGGCGAAATCATTGCTGAAGCTATGGATCGTGTTGGTAACGACGGCGTTATCACAATTGAAGAATCTAAAGGTTTCTCTACAGAGCTTGAAGTTGTTGAAGGTATGCAATTTGACCGTGGATATGCATCTCCTTACATGGTAACAGACTCTGACAAAATGGAAGCTATTTTAGATAACCCATATGTTCTTATCACAGATAAGAAAATTGCTAACATCCAAGAAGTTCTTCCTGTTCTTGAGCAAGTAGTTCAACAAGGTCGTCCGATCCTTATCATCGCTGAAGATGTTGAAGGGGAAGCTCTAGCTACATTAGTAGTGAATAAATTACGTGGTACATTTAATGCAGTAGCTGTTAAAGCTCCTGGATTTGGTGACCGTCGTAAAGCAATGCTTGAAGACATTGCGATCCTTACAGGTGGTGAAGTGATTACAGAAGACCTAGGTTTAGACCTGAAGTCTGCTAATATCGCTCAACTTGGTCGCGCTGGTAAAGTTGTTGTAACAAAAGAAAATACAACAATTGTTGAAGGTGCAGGCGAAGCTGATCAAATTGCAGCTCGCGTGAACCAAATCAAAGCTCAACTTGAAGAAACAACTTCAGAGTTTGACAAGGAAAAGCTTCAAGAGCGCCTTGCTAAACTAGCTGGTGGTGTTGCCGTTCTTAAAGTTGGTGCTGCTACTGAAACAGAATTAAAAGAGCGTAAACTACGCATTGAAGATGCATTAAACTCAACTCGTGCTGCTGTTGAAGAAGGTATCGTAGCTGGTGGTGGTACTGCACTTGTCAACGTAATCAAAGCTGTTCAAGCTGTTCAAGCTGATGGCGATGAAGCAACAGGTGTAAACATCGTTCTTCGTGCTCTAGAAGAGCCAGTTCGTCAAATCGCACACAACGCTGGTCTTGAAGGATCTGTTATCGTTGAGCGTCTTAAAGGTGAAGCAGTTGGCCAAGGATTCAATGCGGCAACTGGCGAGTGGGTAAACATGGTTGAAGTTGGTATCGTTGACCCAACTAAAGTTACACGCTCAGCTTTACAACACGCTGCATCAGTATCAGCAATGTTCTTAACGACTGAAGCTGTAATCGCTGATAAACCAGAAGAAAACGCTGGTGCTGGCATGCCTGACATGGGCGGCATGGGCGGTATGGGTGGAATGGGCGGCATGATGTGATGACTGCTCAACCCCATGGTATATAAGGGTTTTTGGAGTGATTTGCTAACAAAATGCTAACACGAGTTAAAGGAATTGAGGCTTCTCAAAGGTTGATTAAACTATTGAGAAGCCTCTTTTTTTATTTTATTTGGTTATATCAATGAGCTTCAATTGAACTTTTAATGGAAAAGTTTCAAATAAAAAATAAAGAAATACTATTGAAAATGTTCAGAAACATTGTTATTATCAATGTAAGCGATATCAAAAACCGGTTTCAGAAATCGGTTTTATAATTAAAAAGGGTGAATGGTAGAATGGCGACTATAAATGATGTAGCTAAAAGAGCTGGTGTTTCAAAGAGTTCTGTATCAAGGGTATTAAATGGGAATTTTGAATACATGTCTGAAGAAATGAAAAACAAAATTTTAAAAGCTGTGGAGGAATTAAATTATAGACCTAATTCAGTAGCGCAGAGCTTAAAAAAGAAGTCCACACAAACTATTGGAATTATTATTTCTGATATATCTAACCCTTTTTGGTCTGAAGTATTAAAGGGAGTTCAATACGAATGTACACGTAGTGGATATGGTTTAATGGTGAGCAGTTCTGGAGAAGACGCTAAGGTCGAACTGGAAAATATTATTACATTAAAAAATAAACAAGTTGACGGATTAATTATTAATACGACTGGAAGAAATATGGATTTATTTAATCAATTAGAAGATGAGATGTATTCCTTTGTATTTTTGGATCGCTTTAATGATGATTTGAAAACAGATACAGTAATTGTTAACAACATCTTAGGGGCAAAACAATCAGTACAATATTTAATTGATCAGGGGCACAAACGAATAGCAACGCTACTATACCCAGTTGAAAATAAAAGTCCAAGGATAGATAGATTGGAAGGTTATAAGCAAGCATTAAGTGAGAATAATATTCCAATTGATGAAGATTTAATTAAAATATGCTCCCAAAAGAGTGAGAGTGGTATAAAAGCAACGAAAGCGTTGCTTTCCTTACCCAATAGACCAACAGCCATTTTTTCTACAAATACATTATTAAATTTAGAAGTACTTAGAGGTGTAAGGGAAGTAGGGTTAAATGTTCCAAAAGATGTATCACTATTTGGGTATGATGACTATCCATGGGTACCACTATTAGATCCACCACTTAGTACTGTTGCACAACCTGCATATCAAATGGGGGCAAAAGCTACTGCTTTGTTAATTAATAGAATGAAAAGAAAAAGAAAAACAAAGCCTAGAATTGTTCAATTAGATCCAGAACTTAAAATTCGTAGCTCTTGTTTACCGCCAAGTATATAGATTAATTACAGGAGGTGATGTAAAGGTAGGTATAAAAAAGTTTATCAATGTTGTCGTCACTAAAAAAAGCCTCGTAAGAAATGATGTTTCCCAAAAAACATCGTACGAGACTTAAAGAAAAAATCTGTATTTAATTAGTTTACACTAGGAGGGTCTATTATGCAAAGATCTAAGATTGGATTATTCTTAATAAGCTTAATTACTTTATTAATTTTAGCAGCTTGTGGTTCACAATCATCTTCACAGGAAGGTAGCAATGCTGAAGATGCTGCAAATGGAGCTGTAAACGAAGGAACTAACTAGGAAATAGTAATACGATTAGGTCATGGAACTGCTACAAGTTCACTATACCATGCTGGTTCTGAGAAGTTTAAAGAGTTAATTGAAGAAAAAACAGAAGGAAAAGTTAAAGTTGACATTTATACCGATGGTCAATTAGGTCATGATCGAGAGTTAGTTGATGGTATGGGGTTAGGGACTATTGAAATGGGAATGGTTGGTGTTGAACCGGTCACAACATTGGTTCCGAAATTACAAGCGGTTAATTTACCTTATGTATTTACAGATCGTGAAACAACTTATTCTGTATTAGATGGAGAAATTGGTGCAGAAATGGTTGAAGAACTACCTGAGAAAAGTGGAATTCGTGTTTTAGGTTATTTTGAAAATGGATTCAGACACATTTCAAACTCTAAAGGTGAAATTAATAGTCTTGAAGACTTAAAGGGGTTAGCAATTCGTACTTCGGAAAGCCCAGTTTCCCTTTCCATTTTTAGATCTTTAGGAGCAAACCCTACTCCGATGTCTTTTGGTGAACTATATACGGGTCTTCAGCAAGGAACAGTTGATGGACAAGAGAATCCAGTTTCGTTATTTTACACGTCAGGGTTTTATGAAATTCAAGATTATCTTGCTTTAACTCGTCATATGTATTCGCCAATGTTGTTAGTCATTAGTGAGCAAAAATGGGCGGGCCTCTCTCCAGAAATTCAAGCTGCAATTCAAGAAGCATCTGATGGAGCAAGAGATTATGAAAGACAACTAAGTCAGCAACAAGAAGAGGAATATATCCAAAAGGTAAGAGATGAAGGAGTTACTATTACTGAACCAGATCTTGCGCCATTTATCGAAGCTTCAAAGGATGTTTACTTAGAATTTGAGGATGCGTTTGGAGCAGATTTCTATGAAAGATTGTTAGAAGCAACTAATTAAAAAAATGGGGCTGTGATCAGCCCCATTATATTCCCCTCAAGAAAGTGTTCAGTGCTTTAATCAAATTTCTAAGCCGCTAACTAATGGTTCGTTCTTTTTATTAATCTCCATTCATAAAAAATGACATCATTTGAAAAACTGAAATCTAGTATATGCTTTGGAGAGTCTGGTTATATTTTATAAGTTTCTTAGAGAGAAGAATTTTTAATAAAAAGAGAGGTTTTATAAATGAAAGTGGTTAAATGGATGGATGATTATATAGAGGAATTTCTATTAGTTATATTATCAATAATCATGGTTACTGTTATTGGTGTGCAGGTGTTTATGAGGTTTGTGATGAACTCATCTCTACCATGGTCAGAGGAGCTTGCCAGATATTGTTTCATTTGGCTCATATATATCGGGATCAGCTATGGGGTGAAAAGGCAACGTCACATAAAGGTAGATGTCGTTTTATTGTTATTAAGAGACAAAGCGAAAATTGTATTAAATATTATAGCGAATTTATTCTTTTTAGGTTTTGCAATCTTTGTAGTTATTAAAGGTTATGATATATCGCAAAGACTCTTTCAATTTGGTCAAACAGCCGCATCATTGAATATTCCAATGGGTTTAGTATATATGGCAACACCAATCGGAATGGGCTTAACGTCTATTCGTATCATTCAACAACTGATAAAACAAGTTAAAGCATTATTGGGATATGGAAACTTTCAAGTGAAAACGGAACAAGAACTAATTCTAGAAGGATCGAAAGAACCTGATAGCAAAGGAGGCGGAAAATGACTTCATTAATTCTATTTGGAAGCCTTACTTTGTTTCTATTGATGAGTATCCCGATCGGTATAGCGATTGGACTGGCATCATTATTTACAATTTTATATTCGAATGTAATTCCTTTGGATTTTCTCGTGCAAGGATTGGTTACTTCTGTTGATTCCTTTCCACTTATGGCTGTCCCTTTCTTTATCCTTGCTGGTGAAATTATGGGCAGAGGTGGAGTTTCGGATCGTTTATTTCGCGTAGCAAACTCGATTGTTGGTAATGTAACAGGAGGTTTTGCTATTGCAACTATCTTTACCTGTATGTTCTTTGCAGCGATTTCCGGATCTGGTCCGGCAACGGTTGCGGCCGTCGGCGGTATTATGATTCCAGCGATGGTTCGTCAAGGGTACGATATTAAGTTTTCAACAGCATTAGTAGCTGCGTCTGGTTCTCTTGGTGTCATTATTCCACCAAGTATACCGATGGTTATTTATGGGGTTACAGGTAGTGTTTCAATTGGTAATATGTTTATCGCAGGAATCTTACCTGGAATCGTTGTTGGGTTAGGATTAGCTGTCTACGCTTATTACTATTCAAAGAAAAAAGGTTACAGTGGGACTGGCATTAAGTTTAGTCTAAAAAATGTTGGAAAAGAAACCTGGGAAGCAAAGTGGGCCTTATTTATTCCATTTATTATTTTAGGTGGGATATACGGAGGCATCTTCACACCTACAGAGGCAGCAGTTGTTGCAGTTATTTATGGTTTATTTGCTGGAGTAATCATTTATCGTGAATTAGGGTTTAGAGACCTGCCCCAAGTACTTGCAGATTCTGCATTGACTACGGCTACTGTTCTTATCATTGTTGGTTCAGCAACTGCGTTTGGACGGTTATTAAACTTAGAACAAATACCGAGTAGAATAGCCGAAGGACTTCTAACAATATCTGAGAATAAAATTGTGATTATTCTATTGATCGCAGTGTTACTACTTATTGTTGGCTGTTTTATGGAAACGATCGCTTCAATTATTATTCTGACACCAATTCTTTTACCAATTGGAATTAGCTTGGGATATGATCCAATTCACTTCGGTATCTTTATGATTGTCGGTTTAGCGATTGGGTTTATCACTCCGCCATTAGGAGTCAATCTCTTTGTAGGATCAGGGATATCGGGCGTTTCGATTGAATCACTTTCGAAAGCAATATTACCGTTCTTTATCGTCATGGTTGTTACGTTGTTAATCATCATTTTTATCCCGCAACTTTCGTTATTACTCATTGGCTAGTTGAAGTAATAGCTGCCATGTAATGGGGACAATTAGTATTGATTATCGGTAAATACACTTAAACTAGCTAAAGGAGAGGATGAAGTTAATGAAATATAGCACTGAGTTTTTAAAGTCTTATATTTGTGATGTATTGAAGGCAGTTGGGTTAACAGAAGAAAATGGACGAATTGTCGCAGAAAGCTTGATTTCAGCAAACCTTCGTGGTGTTGATTCTCATGGTGTCACTAGACTACCAATTTATGTAAAGAGGCTTCAAACTGGAGCTGTTACACCCAACCCAAATGTTCAAGTTGAACAGGAAAGTGATGCTACGCTTTTAATTGATGGTAATGATGGTATGGGACAAATCGTTGGTACTAAAGCAATTGAATTAGGAGTAGAGAAAGCTAAGAAGAATGGTGCCGTTTATATTGGTGTAAAAAACTCTACCCACTTTGGAACAGGTGCGTTCTTTATTCAGCAAGCATTAAAGCATGACATGATTGCCTATGCAATGTCAAATGCTCCATCTACTATGGCACCTTTTGGTGGAATTCAGCCATATTTAGGTACGAATCCATTTGCCTTTGGGGTACCAGCGCAAAAAAATAAGCCAATTATTTTTGATATGGCAACAAGTGTTGTTGCTAGAGGAAAAATAATTTCTGCGGAGCAAAGAGATGAGGATATCCCATTAGGTTGGGCTATTGATAAAGAAGGTCGCCCTACTACGAATGCAAAAGAAGCTTTAGAAGGAACGGTACTGCCTTTTGCAGGACCAAAAGGATATGCTATCTCGTTAATGATGGATATTATGAGTGGAGTTTTAACAGGTGCAGGTTTTGGTCCACATATCAATAATATTTATGGAGACTTTGATAAACCACAAAATGTTGGGCATTTTTTTCAGCTGATTGACGTTAACCGCTTTATGCCAGCAGAGCACTTTAAAATGAGAGTAGATCAAATGATTGATGAAATAAAGTCTTCTCCAAAGGCGGTAGGTGTAGAAGAAATTTTCTTGCCTGGAGAAATTGAACTGAACACTGAACAAGAGCGTCTTAACAATGGAATTCACCTTGGTAAGGAGGTGTACGAGTCTATAAAGCTTGTAGGAGAAGAAGTTGGAGTTTCTATTGATAATTTCAAACTACAAAATAGGAGAGATTTACGATGAATTTATTAAGTCGAGTATTTAGTTATGAGCTTCCTACAGAAATTGTATTCGGTATTAATTCGATAGAGCAACTATCGCAAAAGGTAAGAGGCTTACAAGGGAATAGAGTGTTAGTCATTACTGATCCTGGGGTAAAAGATGCTGGAATTTTAGATAAATTGATAAAGCAAATCGATGCTGATATTTCGTTTGATACATTTTGGGACATCGAAAGAGAACCAGATGTGAAAACAATCCGTAATGCTACTGAAAAAGCAAAAGAGTTTGGTGCTGATTTAATAGTTGGAATTGGTGGAGGTAGTGCACTAGATGCGGCCAAGGCTGTTGCAATTATGCTTAATAATGATGGTGATATTATTGATTATGCCGGATTAAACAATGTACCTAATCCAAGCGTACCAACAATTTGTATTCCAACAACTTCAGGAACAGGTAGTGAAGTAACAATTTGGACTGTTATTTCAGATAAAGATAATAATCGAAAGTTTGGTATTGGTGGAAAATCAATTGCTCCCACAATGGCATTGTGTGATCCTAATTTAACGACATCATTACCAGGCTTAATGACAGCTGCAACAGGTGTAGATGCACTTACACATGCGCTAGAGTC
Proteins encoded:
- a CDS encoding Ldh family oxidoreductase; protein product: MKYSTEFLKSYICDVLKAVGLTEENGRIVAESLISANLRGVDSHGVTRLPIYVKRLQTGAVTPNPNVQVEQESDATLLIDGNDGMGQIVGTKAIELGVEKAKKNGAVYIGVKNSTHFGTGAFFIQQALKHDMIAYAMSNAPSTMAPFGGIQPYLGTNPFAFGVPAQKNKPIIFDMATSVVARGKIISAEQRDEDIPLGWAIDKEGRPTTNAKEALEGTVLPFAGPKGYAISLMMDIMSGVLTGAGFGPHINNIYGDFDKPQNVGHFFQLIDVNRFMPAEHFKMRVDQMIDEIKSSPKAVGVEEIFLPGEIELNTEQERLNNGIHLGKEVYESIKLVGEEVGVSIDNFKLQNRRDLR
- a CDS encoding iron-containing alcohol dehydrogenase — translated: MNLLSRVFSYELPTEIVFGINSIEQLSQKVRGLQGNRVLVITDPGVKDAGILDKLIKQIDADISFDTFWDIEREPDVKTIRNATEKAKEFGADLIVGIGGGSALDAAKAVAIMLNNDGDIIDYAGLNNVPNPSVPTICIPTTSGTGSEVTIWTVISDKDNNRKFGIGGKSIAPTMALCDPNLTTSLPGLMTAATGVDALTHALESFVNKATQPISQALSRESMRLIFKSLRKAVHQGDNLEARYDMLLASTIAATAFNPTRLGLAHALCMPLGAKFKVPHGIANAILLPQVMEFNIIGNPEAFKEIAEIFGENTEGLSLYEAAELSVKAIKKLNQDAGIPAGFAEFGVTEEDLDYIAEGAIGSDNVLVNPRKPSLEDLKEIVRKSL